ACCACGTCGACTTCCTTGCCGATCACGTGCTGGGTGCGCGCCAACAGGTCGGCCGGGGTGATCCGGTCTTTGACCCGGTAGCTCGCCCCGTAGAGCTCGCGCTGATTCATCCCCGTGAGGTAAAGCACCGCCTCGCGCAACGTCTTTGACGGGATCGTGCCGGTGTTCACGCAGACGCCGCCGAGCATGCGGCCGCGTTCGACGATGGCGACGGATTTGCCTAGCTTGGCCGAGGCGATGGCGGCCTTTTGGCCGCCCGGTCCCGAACCGATGACGACGATGTCGTACTCCTGCATCGAACCCATGAGATAGACGATAAGGCCCACAGTCGAGACTTTCTCCACAGACGGGCGGCGCGATCCCGTTGCGCGAGCACCGGTTGACGGTGCCGGTCGTCAGCGTTGGTGCTCATGACGACGCATCGAAGAGATTTTGCACTGAACTGCCCCGGAGCATTGATCGCCGCGCTACCGGCCGTTCTGGGCTTCGTTCCGGAAAATTCATTGGTCCTGGTGTCGCTGGACGGCGGCGAACTGGGGTCGGTGATGCGGGTCGACCTGTCCGAGGAGCTCGTCGACCGGGTCGACCACCTCGCCGAGGTGGCCGCCGCGGCCGAGCCCGAGGCCGCGATCGCGGTGATCGTCGACGCCGAAGGCGCGCACTGTCCGGGGTGCAACGAGGAATACCAGCAGCTGTGCGCGGTGCTCGCGGAGGCGCTGTCGCAGCACGATATTGAGCTGTGGGCCGCGCATGTGGTGGATCGGGTGGCCCTGGGCGGGCGCTGGCATTGCGTGGACGGCTGCGGGTCGGGCGGCGAGGTCGACGACCCGTCGGCGTCGCCGCTGGCCGCGGCGGCGGTGCTGGACGGCAGGCGGCTCTACCGCCGGCGCGCCGACCTGCAGGCCGTCGTCGCGGTCGACGACCCGGCGCGCAGCGCCAGCCTGGCCGATGCCGTCGGGCGGCGGGCGGCAAGACGGGAGGCGGCGTGTCGCGTCGATCCCGCGGGCTGCGCCCGGCGCGACGTCCAGAACGCGATGGCCGCCGCCTCCCGGGTCGGCGGCGGTGACACGCTGTGCGATTCCGAACTGGTGGAACTGGGCTGCGCCCTGAGCGACGTGCAGGTGCGCGACACGCTATACGCCCTGGCGGTCGGTGAGAATGCCGGCGAAGCCGAGTCGTTGTGGGCGCTGCTGGCGCGCGCCCTGCCCCCGCCCTGGCGGGTCGAGGCGCTGGTGTTGCTGGCGTTCAGTGCGTACGCGCGCGGCGACGGGCCGCTCGCCGGGGTGTCGCTGGAGGCCGCACTGCGTTGCGACCCCGACCATCGGATGGCGGGCATGCTGGACACGGCGCTGCAGTCCGGCCTGCGGCCCGAGCAGATCAGGGAATTGGCGATGACCGGCTACCGGCTGGCGAAGCGGCTCGGTGTGCGGCTGCCGCCGCGGCGGGCGTTCGGCCGCCGGGCGGCCGGGTAGGGCGCGGGTCAGACCTTCTCGACCTTGACCGCGTGCGCCATCTCGTGCGGCAGGGTGACGTTCTCGTGGCCCGGGATGAGGATGGTCACCCCGCCACCGGCCGGGGTGGTCTCGACGGTCACCCGCGCGTTGGGCACGACGCCGGCGTCCTTGAGCCGCGTGATCAGGTCGATGTCCCCCTGGACGTGTTCGGTGAGCTGGCGGACGACCACCGCCACCGGCGATCCGGCGGGCAGTTCGGTCAGCCGGACCAGGTTTGCGTCACCGCCGTCGGACTCCGGGCCCACGCCCAGGTCTAAAAGGCCCGGAATGGGGTTGCCGAACGGGGAGGTGGTGGGGTTGTTGAGCACCTTCATCAGCCGGCGTTCGACGTCTTCGCTCATCACGTGCTCCCACCGGCAGGCCTCGGCGTGCACTTCCTCCCAGGGCAACCCGATGACGTCGACGAGCAATCGTTCGGCGAGGCGGTGCTTGCGCATCACGGCGATGGCCAGGGCCCGGCCCTTGTCGGTGAGTTCCAGGTGGCGGTCGCCGGCCACGCGGAGCAATCCGTCGCGTTCCATGCGGGACACGGTCTGGCTGACGGTCGGGCCGCTCTGGTCGAGGCGTTCGGCGATCCGGGCACGCAGCGGCGTCACACCCTCTTCCTCGAGGTCGTAGATGGTCCGCAGGTACATCTCGGTGGTATCAACCAGGTCGTTCATTCAGCACCCTCCATTGACGCTGAGTCTACTTGGCAAGCTGCGTGAATGGGTGTAACGCTTCCCAGGCAAGCAGTATGCCCGCCGCTGATGCGGCGGGCATACCGTCTTGCTACCTGGCTCTAGGTGGAGGCCCTAGCTCGCATACGACCGCAGCCGATCGGCGCGCTCGCCGTTGCGCAGCTTGCACATCACGTCCCGCTCTATCTGGCGGACCCGCTCGCGGGACAGACCGAACAGCTTGCCGATCTGATCCAGGGTGCGTGGCTGGCCGTCGTCCAGGCCAAAACGCAACCGAATCACCTGGTGCTCACGCTCGTCGAGGGTGGCCAGCACGCTGCGGATGTCGGTGTGCAGCAACTCGGCGATCACCGCGTTCTCCGCGGACATCGCCTCGGCGTCCTCGATGAAGTCGCCCAGCGGGGCTTCCTCTTCGGAGCCGACGGGCATGTCCAGGCTCACCGGGTCGCGGCTGTGCTCCAGCAGGTCGTTGATCTTGTCGATCGGGATGCCGGATTCGGCGGCGAGTTCCTCGTCGGTGGCTTCACGCCCCAGGTTCTGGTGCATCTCCCGCTTGATCCGCGCCAGCTTGTTGACCTGCTCGACCAGGTGAACCGGCAGCCGGATGGTGCGGCTCTGGTCGGCCATGCCGCGCGTGATGGCCTGGCGGATCCACCAGGTGGCATACGTGGAGAACTTGAATCCCTTTGTGTAGTCGAACTTCTCCATCGCGCGGATCAACCCGAGGTTGCCCTCCTGGATCAGGTCCAGCAGCGGCATTCCCCGGCCCGTGTATCGCTTGGCCAGCGAAACCACCAGGCGCAGATTGGCTTCCAGCAGGTGGCGGCGCGCTGCCTCGCCGTCGCGCACGACGGCCTCGAGGTCGCGTTTGCGGTTCTCGCCGAGGCGCTTACGAGTTTCCAGCAGATGCTCGGCGTAGAGCCCTGCCTCGATGCGCTTGGCCAGTTCGACCTCGCCGGCCGCGTTGAGCAACGCCGTCTTGCCGATGCCGTTGAGATATACGCGCACCAGGTCCGCTGCCGGGCTTTGAGCATCCAGATCGCTGTCAATCCTGCTTGTGGTGGCCCGTGTAGTGACTGTGGTGGTTGCGGCCATAGCGACCTCCCGATCGGCTTGTACTGTCATGTGGTTTAACGACAGATCCGCCCTGGGAGTTCCCGCTGCGGTGCCATCTCACACGCTTTGACGTGCGGAAATGTGCCGGCGACCTGAGAATGTCCTGAGAAGTGTGACGAGCGGCCGGTCACCCGGAACGCCGCGAAGCCCGGCCTTCGTGCCCGGGCGGCCCCGGCTGCGGCTCCTGTGGCTCCGGGTGCCGCCGGGGCTCGAGCGCCGGGCGTCCGGCCGTCGGGAACAGCGGGGTGCGCCGCCGGGCATTGTCGAACCGCCGCGGCTCGTCGGAGCGACGGGGGGGCCGGTCGTTGGCGATCAGCACGGCCATCCACGGCAACGGCACCGACGCCGCCACGATCAGCAGGGAGATCAGGCCGTTGTGCCAGGCGCCGTACGCGACGGCGGCCAGGATCAGCGCCGGCACCCGGAACGCCATCAGGGTCAGGTATTTACGGACCCGCGCGCGGTGCTCCTCTTCATACGAAGGTGCGGCGGTGGTGATGAGCACCGGCCTGCCCTCATCGTCGAACCTGTCTCCGAACCCCACATCGGAGCCGCGCTTCATTCCTCCACTGTCCCACACCGTATTGATTCCGGCCCAGAATCAATTTAGCCGGTTTTTGAAGCGGGCCGGCAGTGCACAATGTGAGGTATGCAGACCCAGACCATCGAACGCACCGACACCGACGAACGCGTCGACGACGGGACCGGTAGCGATACGCCGAAATACTTCCACTACGTCAAGAAGGACAAGATCGCCGAGAGCGCGGTGATGGGCAACCACGTGGTGGCGTTGTGCGGTGAGGTATTTCCGGTCACGCGGGCGGCCAAGCCCGGCTCGCCGGTCTGTCCGGAATGCAAGAAGATCTACGAGAGGCTCAAGAAGGGCTGATCAGCCGGGCGGGTCTGCCGTCGCAACGTCGCGTTCCTGCGCCGCCGGATCCGGCGGCGCCGTCTGCTTGAGGCCACGTGTACGCGACAACACCCAGTTGCGCAGCCGGTGGGCGTGCGTCGAGGGTGCGGGGAATTCCTCCTGGATGGCGGCGTTGAGTTCGGCGCCCAGCATGATCGCGAAACCGCCGAAGAACGCGAACAACAGGAACGCTATCGGCGTGGACAGCGCGCCGTACGTGTAACCGGTGCTGGTGATCCACCGCAGGTAGATCCGCAAGCCCAGGGTGGCGATCACGAAGACCGTGGTCGCCAGCGTCGCGCCGAAGATCAGCCGGTGCGACGGCAGCGGCACGGGCAGTGCCACCCGGTACAAGATCATGACCCCGAGCGTCAGGCCGAGAACCAGCGCCGGGTAATAGCCGTAGCGCAGGACGTTGGCCAAGCCGACCGGGATGTGTTCGGCCACCTTGCGCGGACCCACCACCACCAAGGGCGCCGACGCGACCACGACCACCAGCATCACCACGTAAAGGAACAGCGCGAAAAGCCGCTGGCGCACGGGGTGGCGCAACGGCGTCTGGTCGTGCGCCTCGACCACCGAATCGACAAACGCCGAGATGGCCGACGATCCCGCCCACAGCGAGATCAAGAAACCCAACGACACGACCTCACCGCGGGCGTTGTTGGCGATGTCCCGGATCGTCGGCTCGATGATCTCGTTGACCACGCTGGGGGAGAACACGCTGTGCGCCGTCGAAATCACTTGACGCTGGATGCTGGGCAACATGTCGGGACCGAACAGCGGCGCCACGTAGGCCAGGCTGCCCAGCATCCCCAGCAACAGCGGCGGTAGGGACAGCGCCGACCAGAAGCCCGCCTGCGCCGACTCCGAGAAAATGGAATCGTCCCAGCTTTTAGCCAGCGTCCGCAGGCTGATTCGCCAGATATGGTGGCGGGACGGCTTTGCGACCTGAGCGCTCATAGGGGTCCAGCATTACCGATTACCGTGCGCGCACCCCACATTGCCGGTGGGTGAGTTTGGTTGACCTAGCTTCCGCTGACCTCCAGCACGGCGGCCATCGCGGCCAATTTCGCCTCATGCTGGTTGGCGTGGTGTTGGCAGAAGAGAAGCTCCGCTCCTGAAGGCAGCTTGGCACGGACACGAGCCGCGGCACCGCAACGGTCGCAGCGGTCCGCTCTAGTCAGCTCGGGACTGGTCAGAGTTGCGTTCATGGCTTCTCCGTTCTCGTACATTCACTCTCTCAGACGTATGGGGTTTTCGCGTTGTTCCCCGATCGTTGTCGGGTGTGTCGTTTCTCACGGAGTTCTCACGCCCGCCCGGCGCGCTCTCTAAGGTGGCCGACTGTGGCCTTTCCTGCCGGCGTACTGGTGCATTTGTGCGCGGTCGACGAGTGGTTTGGTGCCCGCAGCCGCGGCGGGATTCGCCCCGAGGCGTCCGGCTCGGACGCCGAGGCCGGCTACATCCATCTGTCGACGCCCGAGCAGGTGCATCTGCCGGCCAACCGGCTCTACCGCGGTCGCGACGACCTGGTCCTGTTGCACGTCGACCCGGCCCTGCTGGACTCACCCGTGCGGTGGGAGCCGGGGGTGGCGACGGATCCGGAGTCGATGCTGTTCCCGCATCTGTACGGTCCCCTGCCGGTGCGCGCCGTCGTCAAGGTCACCGCCTACCCGCCGGCACCCGATGGCACCTTCCCGCCCGCCGAGCCCACGTAGCCTGCCCGGCAACGCCTCTGGCGGGTGGTCGGACCGGCTCGTCAGTCCAGGTAGTCGCGCAAGACCTGGGAACGGCTGGGGTGGCGCAGCTTCGACATCGTCTTGGACTCGATCTGGCGGATGCGTTCGCGGGTCACCCCGTAGACCTGGCCGATCTCGTCGAGGGTGCGGGGCTGGCCGTCGGTGAGGCCGAACCGCAGCCGTACTACGCCGGCTTCACGCTCGGACAGCGTCTCCAGCACCGACTGCAGCTGGTCCTGCAGCAAAGTGAACGACACCGCGTCGACGGCGACCACGGCTTCGCTGTCTTCGATGAAATCGCCGAGCTGGCTGTCGCCCTCGTCGCCGATGGTCTGGTCCAACGAGATCGGCTCGCGGGCGTATTGCTGGATCTCCAGCACCTTTTCGGGGGTGATGTCCATCTCCTTGGCGAGCTCCTCGGGCGTGGGCTCGCGGCCCAGGTCCTGGAGCAGCTCACGCTGGATGCGGCCGAGCTTGTTGATCACCTCGACCATGTGCACCGGGATGCGGATGGTGCGGGCCTGGTCGGCCATGGCGCGGGTGATGGCCTGGCGGATCCACCACGTCGCGTAGGTGGAGAACTTGTAGCCCTTGGTGTAGTCGAACTTCTCGACCGCGCGGATCAGGCCCAGGTTGCCCTCCTGGATGAGGTCGAGGAACGCCATGCCGCGGCCCGTGTACCGTTTGGCCAGCGAAACCACCAGCCGCAGGTTGGCTTCCAGCAAATGGTTCTTCGCGCGGTCGCCGTCGCGGCAGATCCACGTCATGTCGCGGCGCTGGGCGGCGGGCAGTTTGTCGCCGCGCTCGGCGTGCTCGGTCATCAGCTGCGTGGCATACAGACCGGCCTCGATCCGCTTGGCCAGCTCGACCTCTTCCTCCGCGTTGAGCAGCGCCACCTTGCCGATCTGCTTGAGGTAAGCGCGCACCGAGTCCGCGGAGGCGGTGAGTTCGGCGTCCTTGCGGGCCTGACGCAACGCCTCGGATTCGTCCTCGTCCCAGACGAAATCGCCGGAGGCCTTGTCCTTTTCGCTGGGTTCGGCGATCTCCTCGTCGTCCTCGGCGGGAGTTTCACCGGTCGCGGGCGAGGCGGCCTCGGCATCCTCGCCGTCGCCGGGGTCCAGGTCGGCCTCGGCCGGGTCGAGGTCGGCATCGGGTGCCACCTCGTCTTCCAGGTCTTCGAGACTGAGGTCGGCCTCGATGTCGATGTCGTCGCCGGGCTCACCGTCGAGATCCGGTTCGGCATCGAGATCGTCGACTTCAACGTGGGAGCCGTCGGCGTCCAGGCCGGCGTCGGGGTCCTTGGGGGCGGCCTTGGATGCCGCTTTCGTTCCGCGGGCCGACGGCGCCTTGGCGGCGGCGCCCTTGGCCGGGGAGCGGGTCTTCTTGGTGGCGTCGTCAGCCCCCGCGGCCTCGTGTCCCTGCGCGGACTTGGCGGGCCGCGGCGCCGCCTTGGTGGCCCGTTTTGCCGGGGCGGAGCCGTTGGCGGCCTTCGCCGCCGGCCGTTTGGTGTGGGACGATGGAGGCTTCGTGGCGGTGCGCTTCACCGGCTCATCGGTTGCCGGACTTGCCTTGGTCGCTGCCACGTACACCCCTTCGGTCGGACTCACTTCCGGTGGGTCTGGGCATGGTCAACCGAAAGTGTCTGCTATGTCGAATGTCGGCGTTGGTATCAGCGTGAGTGTGTTCGCACGCTTTCAGTCGGGCGGTCGCCGAGGACCATTGTAACGACAGTGCGCGCCCGTACCGGCCTACCGGGCAAAATCAGTGCGTCACGTCGGAGGTGGCGGCCATGGCCGCACCCACGATGCCGGCGGTGTTTTCCAGGGCGGCGGCCACCACCGGCGTGCGGTTTTCGAGCAACGGCAGCCATTTGTCGGCCTTGCGGCTGATGCCGCCGCCCGCGATGAACAAATCCGGCCAGATCGCGTTCTCGATGGCCACCAGCACCCGAGTCACCTGCTTGGCCCACCTCTCGTAGCTCCAGCCGTTCCTCTCTTTGACCGACGACGCCGCGCGTTGCTCGGCCTCCTTGCCGCCGACCTCGAGATGACCCAACTCGGTGTTGGGTATCAGCGTCCCGTTGTGGATGACCGCGGAGCCGATTCCGGTGCCGAACGTCAGCAACACAACCAGGCCGGACCGGTCTCTACCCGCCCCATAGTGCTGCTCGGCAAGCCCGGCCGCGTCGGCGTCGTTGAGAACCGTGACCTCCTGGCCGTCGAGCTCGGCGCTGATGATGTCGCGTGCGTTGGTCCCGATCCAGGACTTGTCGACGTTGGCCGCGGTCTGGACGACGCCGTGGGTGACGACGCCGGGATAGGTCACCCCGAGCGGGCCGGTCCATCCGAATCCGTTGACGACCTCGGCGATGGTCTTCGCGACGGCCGACGGTGTCGCCGGTTGCGGGGTCAATATCTTGATCCGCTCGCCGATCAACAGCCCGGTGTCCATGTCGACGATGCCGCCCTTGATGCCGCTGCCGCCGACGTCGACGCCGAACCCGCGGCGCTGCGACGCGCCGGTGTCCGTTGCGGCGCTGGGCGTGTCGGTGGTCGAGTCGGTGCTGGTCATCGAAACTCCTCAGCGAGACTGGGACTGTCCGCCCACCTTAGCCCGGCGACGATGCGGCCCGTGGCCGCTGAGAAGCCGGGCGATCGGTCTTAGCCCGGCGACGATGCGGCTTAGGGGTGCTGTGGGGGTCCCCCCGCTTGCGGGGGAAAGCCGGGCGATC
The nucleotide sequence above comes from Mycobacterium malmoense. Encoded proteins:
- a CDS encoding DUF3099 domain-containing protein — its product is MWDSGGMKRGSDVGFGDRFDDEGRPVLITTAAPSYEEEHRARVRKYLTLMAFRVPALILAAVAYGAWHNGLISLLIVAASVPLPWMAVLIANDRPPRRSDEPRRFDNARRRTPLFPTAGRPALEPRRHPEPQEPQPGPPGHEGRASRRSG
- the ideR gene encoding iron-dependent transcriptional regulator IdeR, with protein sequence MNDLVDTTEMYLRTIYDLEEEGVTPLRARIAERLDQSGPTVSQTVSRMERDGLLRVAGDRHLELTDKGRALAIAVMRKHRLAERLLVDVIGLPWEEVHAEACRWEHVMSEDVERRLMKVLNNPTTSPFGNPIPGLLDLGVGPESDGGDANLVRLTELPAGSPVAVVVRQLTEHVQGDIDLITRLKDAGVVPNARVTVETTPAGGGVTILIPGHENVTLPHEMAHAVKVEKV
- a CDS encoding DUF3039 domain-containing protein; its protein translation is MQTQTIERTDTDERVDDGTGSDTPKYFHYVKKDKIAESAVMGNHVVALCGEVFPVTRAAKPGSPVCPECKKIYERLKKG
- a CDS encoding DUF7455 domain-containing protein, giving the protein MNATLTSPELTRADRCDRCGAAARVRAKLPSGAELLFCQHHANQHEAKLAAMAAVLEVSGS
- the ppgK gene encoding polyphosphate--glucose phosphotransferase, coding for MTSTDSTTDTPSAATDTGASQRRGFGVDVGGSGIKGGIVDMDTGLLIGERIKILTPQPATPSAVAKTIAEVVNGFGWTGPLGVTYPGVVTHGVVQTAANVDKSWIGTNARDIISAELDGQEVTVLNDADAAGLAEQHYGAGRDRSGLVVLLTFGTGIGSAVIHNGTLIPNTELGHLEVGGKEAEQRAASSVKERNGWSYERWAKQVTRVLVAIENAIWPDLFIAGGGISRKADKWLPLLENRTPVVAAALENTAGIVGAAMAATSDVTH
- a CDS encoding RNA polymerase sigma factor, producing the protein MAATKASPATDEPVKRTATKPPSSHTKRPAAKAANGSAPAKRATKAAPRPAKSAQGHEAAGADDATKKTRSPAKGAAAKAPSARGTKAASKAAPKDPDAGLDADGSHVEVDDLDAEPDLDGEPGDDIDIEADLSLEDLEDEVAPDADLDPAEADLDPGDGEDAEAASPATGETPAEDDEEIAEPSEKDKASGDFVWDEDESEALRQARKDAELTASADSVRAYLKQIGKVALLNAEEEVELAKRIEAGLYATQLMTEHAERGDKLPAAQRRDMTWICRDGDRAKNHLLEANLRLVVSLAKRYTGRGMAFLDLIQEGNLGLIRAVEKFDYTKGYKFSTYATWWIRQAITRAMADQARTIRIPVHMVEVINKLGRIQRELLQDLGREPTPEELAKEMDITPEKVLEIQQYAREPISLDQTIGDEGDSQLGDFIEDSEAVVAVDAVSFTLLQDQLQSVLETLSEREAGVVRLRFGLTDGQPRTLDEIGQVYGVTRERIRQIESKTMSKLRHPSRSQVLRDYLD
- a CDS encoding DUF4192 domain-containing protein, which translates into the protein MTTHRRDFALNCPGALIAALPAVLGFVPENSLVLVSLDGGELGSVMRVDLSEELVDRVDHLAEVAAAAEPEAAIAVIVDAEGAHCPGCNEEYQQLCAVLAEALSQHDIELWAAHVVDRVALGGRWHCVDGCGSGGEVDDPSASPLAAAAVLDGRRLYRRRADLQAVVAVDDPARSASLADAVGRRAARREAACRVDPAGCARRDVQNAMAAASRVGGGDTLCDSELVELGCALSDVQVRDTLYALAVGENAGEAESLWALLARALPPPWRVEALVLLAFSAYARGDGPLAGVSLEAALRCDPDHRMAGMLDTALQSGLRPEQIRELAMTGYRLAKRLGVRLPPRRAFGRRAAG
- the sigB gene encoding sigma-70 family RNA polymerase sigma factor SigB is translated as MAATTTVTTRATTSRIDSDLDAQSPAADLVRVYLNGIGKTALLNAAGEVELAKRIEAGLYAEHLLETRKRLGENRKRDLEAVVRDGEAARRHLLEANLRLVVSLAKRYTGRGMPLLDLIQEGNLGLIRAMEKFDYTKGFKFSTYATWWIRQAITRGMADQSRTIRLPVHLVEQVNKLARIKREMHQNLGREATDEELAAESGIPIDKINDLLEHSRDPVSLDMPVGSEEEAPLGDFIEDAEAMSAENAVIAELLHTDIRSVLATLDEREHQVIRLRFGLDDGQPRTLDQIGKLFGLSRERVRQIERDVMCKLRNGERADRLRSYAS
- a CDS encoding DUF952 domain-containing protein, with the translated sequence MAFPAGVLVHLCAVDEWFGARSRGGIRPEASGSDAEAGYIHLSTPEQVHLPANRLYRGRDDLVLLHVDPALLDSPVRWEPGVATDPESMLFPHLYGPLPVRAVVKVTAYPPAPDGTFPPAEPT
- a CDS encoding YihY/virulence factor BrkB family protein; translation: MSAQVAKPSRHHIWRISLRTLAKSWDDSIFSESAQAGFWSALSLPPLLLGMLGSLAYVAPLFGPDMLPSIQRQVISTAHSVFSPSVVNEIIEPTIRDIANNARGEVVSLGFLISLWAGSSAISAFVDSVVEAHDQTPLRHPVRQRLFALFLYVVMLVVVVASAPLVVVGPRKVAEHIPVGLANVLRYGYYPALVLGLTLGVMILYRVALPVPLPSHRLIFGATLATTVFVIATLGLRIYLRWITSTGYTYGALSTPIAFLLFAFFGGFAIMLGAELNAAIQEEFPAPSTHAHRLRNWVLSRTRGLKQTAPPDPAAQERDVATADPPG